Below is a window of Hydrogenimonas sp. SS33 DNA.
GGGCAGCCGGTGCTGGTGGGGACCGCCTCCATCGAAAAGTCCGAGGCGCTGCATGAACTGCTGAAGAAAGAGAAGATTCCCCACAACGTCCTCAACGCCAAGAATCACGCCCACGAAGCGGAGATCATCAAGGATGCGGGGCGCAAGGGGGCCGTCACCATCGCCACCAATATGGCGGGACGGGGAGTCGACATCAAGATCGACGACGAAGTGCGCGCGCTGGGCGGCCTCTACATCATCGGGACCGAGCGGCACGAAAGCCGCCGCATCGACAACCAGCTGCGGGGACGCTCCGGACGCCAGGGCGACCCGGGCGAAAGCCGCTTCTACCTGAGTCTCGAAGACCATCTGCTTCGCATTTTCGGCAGCGACAAGATCAAGAGCATCATGGACCGCATGGGGGTCGAAGAGGGCGAATATATCGAGTCCAAAATGGTCACCCGAGCCGTCGAAAAGGCCCAGAAGAAGGTGGAGAACCTCCACTTCGAGTCGCGGAAGCACCTGCTGGAGTACGACGATGTTGCCAACGAGCAGCGGAAACTGGTCTACCGGTTCCGCCACGAGCTGCTCAACCCCGAATTCAACATCGGCGAAAAGATCGACGCGATCCGGGAGGAGTACCTCGACCACCTGCTGACGGAGTGCGGCATCTTCGAAGGGGCGCCGACGGAAGATTACGACCTGGAGAAACTGCGGCTCAAACTCCTCGAAGAGCTGGGCGAAGCTTTCGAGCCTTCCGAACTGGAAAGGAAGGAGTACACCGAACTGAAAGCCTACCTGCTGGATGCCCTCAAAGCGCGGTACGAAGCCAAAATGGGGGCGATCGACCCGCAGCAGCGCAACGAGATCGAGCGGATCATCTACCTCCAGGTACTTGACAACGCCTGGCGCGACCATCTCTACCAGATGGACATTCTCAAAACCGGCATCGGCCTGCGGGGCTACAACCAGAAAGACCCGCTGGTCGAGTACAAAAAAGAGAGTTACAACCTCTTCACCGAACTGGTGGAGTCCATCAAGTTCGAAGCGCTCAAGACCCTCTATCTCATCCGTTTCAAGAGCGAAGAGGAGCTGGCCGAAGAGCAGGCGGCCATCGAACGGATGCGCCAGCAGATGGAAGCGGAGATGCAGAATTTCTCCACCAACAAGGAGGAGGAGCTTGCCCCCCTCACCACCGGCAAGAAACCCGCACGCAACGAACCCTGCCCCTGCGGAAGCGGCAAGAAGTACAAGCACTGCTGCGGCAGAAGCGGCCCGAAAAAAGGGGCGCTGGCAGGGAACGGGTAAACGGTGAACAGGAAACGGTGAACGGATGAGAGACTCCCCCATTCACACTCCACAGTGCACAATTCACTGTTCACTGTTTACCGTTCACTGTTTACCGTTCACCATTCACTCAAACCGAAAGGTTTGTCATTGAATAGACGCTTCGTCAACACGATGGTGCGGCGCTACCTGCGCTTCGACAGGGAGCACCCCTTCATCTTCCTCTCCGCCATTCTCGCTTTTCTGGGTATCGCGGTAGGGGTGACGGTGCTCATCATCGCTATGGCCATCATGAACGGAATGGAGAAGGAGTTCGAGAAGCGGCTTTTCGTGATGAACTATCCCCTCACCATCTACCCCAAAGTACGCCATGCCATCCGCGACTCCCTGGTGGAGGAGCTGGAAGACAAATTCCCCGACCTCAAATTCAGCCCCTACATGCAGACCCAGGTGTTGGTGCGCCAAAACGGCAAGCTCAGGGGCGGCATGATGTTCGGCATCGATCCCGAGCGGGAGAAACGGGTCAACGAAGTCTTTGCCAAAGCCTATGTCAAACCCTTCGGCAGGTACGGAGTCATCATCGGCAGACCGCTGGCGGAGAGCCTGAACATCGGCATCGGTGACAAGGTGATGTTCATCTTTTCCAAGCTGCAGCCCGCCGGCCTTTCGCTGATCCCCCTCTCCAAACGCTTCACCGTCGACGGTCTTTTCCGCTCTGGCCTCAACGCCTACGACGAAAGCTACTACTACACCTCCTTCCATACGTTCGAAAAGATCCTCAAACGCCGGCCCGGCCGGTACGACGGCATCCATGTCGATTCGAAGCACCCGATGCGCGACATCGAGGCCCTGCGCAGGGAACTGCCGGACAATGTGGGGATCATCGGCTGGTGGCAGCAAAACGGCAACTTCTTCGCCGCCATGCAGATGGAGAAGCACGCCCTCTTCATCGTTTTGATGCTCATCATCCTCATCGCATCCCTCAATATCGTCAGTTCGCTGCTGATGACAGTGATGAACCGCCGCAGCGAAGTGGCGCTGCTCCTTTCGCTGGGCGCTTCGCGAAAGGAGATCCGGCAGATATTCTTCCGCCTGGGGCTCGTCATCGGCATCGGCGGCGTCCTGGTGGGCGCTTTTCTGGGTCTCGGCGGTATGGAGCTTCTGAAACACTTCGACATCGTCACCCTGCCCGAAGATGTCTACGGCACCAGCCGCCTCCCCGTCAACCTCGCCCCTACCGATTTCGTTAGCATCATTATCGGCGCCCTGGTCATCACGCTTCTTTCCTCCGCCTACCCCGCCAAAAAAGCCTCCCAGATCGACCCGCTCAAAGTGTTGAGGAATGAATAGTTTGAGAATGTAGTGGGTAGAAAATTTTCCCTGTTGGTTGGTGAGTTTGACTTTGACGACGTTTGTCGTTAGTCGTTAGTCGTTGGAACGGGGCTTCGCCCCTCTTTGATTTCTGTTTTTGGGCATTGGGCATTGGGCATTGGGCATTGGGCATTGGGCATTGGGCATTGGGCATTGGGCATTGGGCATTGGGCATTGGGGCGCGTTGAGAATGATTCTCGGTTTAAAATTTCGTCAAGTTGACGACAACCCTTGACAACCCATTCAAAATCAGCTCCGCTGATACTACCCACTACCCACTACCCACTACCCACTACCCACTACCCACTACCCACTACCCACTACCTGTCCAGTTTCACCACGTTGTTGATGAAAGAGAGGCAGGGTTCCATACTGACTTCGAAGAGAGAAGTTGGTAGGCTGAGACATCTCGAATCAAGGCAAAAGAGAGATGAAACAGCACTACCATCGCAATGCGAGGACCAACTCGCATGTGCGCCAAAGTATACAGAAATCCGGAGCGAGCAATCAAGCGTTGGCTCGACGCTTCGGTATCAGTGTCCAGACCGTCAGTAAGTGGCGTCATCGCCAGGAGACGGAAGATCGCAGTAGCCGGCCCCATACGATTCATTATGCGTTGAGTGATTTGGAGCGGGAGCTTGTGCGCCTTGTGCGGACCAGTACCTGGATGCCGCTGGACGATCTGGTAGAGGCCCTGCAGAGTGTCATGCCCCATGCCAGCCGTTCCACGGTTTCTCGGACCCTGAGAGCCTTGAAGATCAGCCAGGTTCCCCAGGAAGAACGTGCCAAAGCAAAAAAGTTCAAAGAGTATGTTCCGGGCTTCGTGCATATGGATGTGACCTATCTTCCCAAGATCGATGGCGTCAAATACTATCTCTTCGTAGCCATCGACCGGGCGACACGGTTGCTCTATTACAAAGTCTATCGAAGCAAAAGTGCCGCCAGCGCCCTCGATTTTCTCAAAGAGTGTGAACGCTTCTTTCCATTTACCATCACCCATATTCTGACCGATAACGGGATGGAGTTTACGGATCGCTTCAGCCAGGGACGCAAGGACCCCACCGGCAATCATCGTTTCGACAAGCTCTGCAGGGCATTCAACATCGACCATCGCCTCACGAAACCCTTTTGCCCGCAAACCAACGGGATGGTCGAACGGGCCAACGGGCTCATTAAGGAGCGAACCATCAAAATACAGAACTATGAGAATCTGCAGCAGATGATTGCCGATTTGGACAAGTTCCTGCTCTATTATCTCTTCAGCAGACGCCATGGAGGTCTCAGAAAAGAACTGAAAGTCAAAACACCCTTTGAAGCACTACACTATTGGTATAATCTGGAACCTGAACTATTCAGAAAATCCCCTGAGATGTTCGAAGCCGACACATTGCTCTGGCTTGAACAACGTGGTGGAACTTGACAACTACCCACTACCCACTACCCACTACCACTACTCCCTATAACATCCCCTTAAACTCTTCCCGGTTATAATCGTTAAAGGTTGGGATTCAAGATACAAGGAGCAGAGATGCAATCGGTTTTGATGGGGGTGGCGGGGGTGTTCGTCCTGCTGGGAGTGGCGTGGCTCTTTTCGAGCAACCGCAAAGCGATCAACCCGCGGACGATCATCGGTGCGTTGGTGCTTCAGGCGATGGTGCCGGCGTTTGTCATCTACACCGATTCGGGGGCGGCGACGCTGCAGGCCATCTCCAACGGGGTTCAGGCGGTCATCGACAGCGCCCAGACCGGTATCGGCTTTGTCTTTGGCCCTCTGACCGACGTCAAGAAGGTGGGCTTCATCTTCGCCGTCAAGGTGCTTCCGGTCATCATCTTTTTTGCCGCGCTGATGTCGGTGCTCTACTACCTGAAGATCATGCAGGTGGTCATCAAGGTGATGGGAGGGGGGTTGCAGAAACTGCTCAAAACCTCCCCGGTCGAGTCCCTTTCCGCCGCCGCCAACATCTTCGTCGGTCAGACCGAGGCGCCCCTGGTGGTCAAGCCCTACCTGCCGACGATGACGAAGTCGGAGCTTTTCGCCATCATGTCGGGTGGGCTCGCCTCCGTGGCGGGCGCGGTGCTGGCGGGCTACGCCTCTATGGGCATTCCTCTGAACTATCTTATCACCGCTTCTTTCATGGCGGCTCCCGGCGGCCTGCTGATGGCCAAGATGCTGGAACCCGAAACCGAAGCCCCCAAAAGTGACATGGAAGAGAAGATCGTGGAGGATCAGGAGAAGGAGGCGGAAGCGGTCAATGTCATCGACGCCGCTGCCATCGGGGCTTCCGACGGCCTCAAACTGGCGGCCAACGTGGGTGCCATGCTCATCGCCTTCGTGGCGCTGATCGCCCTGCTGAACATGATGGTGGGCGGTATCGGTGGCCTCTTCGGCGTGGAGGGGCTGACGATACAGCAGATTCTGGGGTACCTCTTCTCGCCCGTGGCTTTCGTTCTGGGGGTGCCGTGGGAGCATGCCACCGATGTTGGGTCGCTGCTGGGCATCAAACTCATCGTCAACGAATTCGTCGCCTATATCGACCTGGTGAAGATGAAAGAGACGCTGGACCTGCACGCCTTCGCCATCGCCACGGTGGCGCTCTGCGGTTTCGCCAACCTCTCCTCCCTTGCCATCCTGCTGGGAGGGCTGGGGGTCATCGCCCCCAACCGGCGGGGTGACATCGCCCGCATGGGGATGAAGGCGATTCTGGCGGGAACCCTCTCCAACTTCATGAGTGCCACGCTGGTAGGCATTTTTGTCGCCATTAAAATGATGTGAGGAACACGATGATGAAAGATCTGCAAACTGCGGCGAAGACCGCCATCGGCCTGATGGACCTGACGTCGCTGAACGACGACGATACGCGGGAGAAGATCGTTCAACTCTGCCGCGACGCCCACACCCCCGCCGGCGACACGGCGGCGGTCTGCATCTACCCCCGGTTCGTTCCCGTCGCCAGAAAGAGCCTCAAGGCCCAGGGAACGCCGAACATCAAGGTGGCGACGGTCACCAACTTTCCCCATGGCGACGACGATATCGAGATCGCCGTGGCGGAGACCCGGGCGGCCATCGCCTACGGCGCGGAGGAGGTAGATGTGGTCTTCCCCTACCGGGCCTTCATGGCAGGCAACGAGCGGGTCGGCTTCGACCTGGTCAAAGCGTGCCGCATCGAGTGCGGCGACACGGTGAAGCTGAAGGTGATCCTGGAGACGGGGGAGCTGAAGAGAGCGGAGCTGATCGAACGGGCCTCCCGCATCGCCATCGACGCGGGGGCGCACTTCATCAAGACCTCCACCGGAAAGGTGCCGGTCAACGCCACCCTGGAGGCGGCGGAGGTGATGCTGAGGACCATCAAGGAAGCCAATCCCGGGGTCGGCTTCAAAGCCGCCGGCGGGGTGCGCGACGCCGAAACCGCCAAAGCCTACCTCGATCTCGCCGCGCAGATCTTGGGGGAGGGGTGGATCTGTAAAGAGCATTTCCGCTTCGGCGCCTCGGGGCTTTTGAAAAACCTGCTGGTGACCCTGGGAGTCGAAACAGGCGGCAAGCAAGGTGAAGAGGAGGGGTACTGATGAGACGGACGGTCATTCTGCTGCTGGACTCTTTCGGCATCGGCGGCGCCGAAGACGCCTGCCAATTCAAAGATGTCACCAAAGAGGGGCGCCCTTTCAACGACGACGGGGCCAACACCCTGGGCAACATCGCCGCTTTCTGTGCCGCGGGGCTGGCGGAGGAGGGGCGTACGGGCCCCCTGCAACTGCCCAACCTGAACCGCCTCGGGCTGGGGTTCGCCGCCAAGGAGAGCTGCGGCGGCTGCTACCCCGAAGGGCTCGACGAAAACGTGGTCCCCGAGGGGGCCTACGGCTACGCCTCGGAAGTTTCCACGGGCAAGGACACATCCAGTGGCCACTGGGAGATGATGGGGGCGCCCGTCACCTTCAAATGGGGCTACTTCCGCAAGAAGAGCGGCTCCTTCCCCCCGGAGCTGATCGAGGTGTTTGTCAGGGAGGCGAAGATACCGGGGATTCTGGGCAACTGCCAGGCGTCCGGGACGGAGATCATCAAAAAGCACGGCATGGAGCACATCAAAACCGGCAAGCCAATCGTCTACACCTCTGCCGACAGCGTCTTTCAGATCGCCGCCCATGAAGAGCACTTCGGGCTGGAGCGCCTCTACGAAATCTGCGAGATCGCCAGGAAACTGGTGGACCGCTACAATGTGGCCCGGGTCATCGCACGCCCCTTCGTCGGGGAGTCTCCCGAGACCTTCCAACGCACCGGAAACCGCCACGACTACTCCGTCAAACCGCCGGCGAAGACCCTGCTGGACGAGATGAAAGAGTCGGGGAACGAAGTGGTGAGCGTGGGCAAGATCAAGGATATCTTCGCCGGTTGCGGCATCACCCGCGCCTATCGGGCCAACGGGGTGGAGGAGCTTTTCGACACGACCCTGGCGGCGGTGAAGGAGCTTGACCGTGAGGGCCTCGTCTTCACCAACTTCGTCAATTTCGACGCCGATTACGGCCACAGGCGCAACATTTCGGGGTACGCCCGGGAGCTGGAGTATTTCGACCGGCGCCTGCCGGAGATGATGGCGCAACTGGGCGAGGAGGACCTGCTGGTGGTCACCGCCGACCACGGCTGCGACCCGACATGGTGGGGGACCGACCATACCCGCGAACACATTCCGGTCCTCTTCTATGGCAAGAGGGTGCGCCCCGTCAACCTGGGACACCGCTACACCTTCGCCGACATCGGCCAGACCATCGCCGAACACCACGGCTTGAAGCCGCTGCTTGTCGGAAAAAGCTTCTATCATCTGATGTTACGCAAACCATGAGCAAAGCCTATGTTTTGGCGGGGACATAAATGTCCCCTGCACCCCCCTAAAGCTTCGAAATCGAAGATTTCGAGATGACGTTACGCTGTTGCGTAACGTCAGTTATCATGAAATATGGAAAAAGGATTGACCATGCCCACACCTCACATCAACGCCCAGCCGGGCGACTTCGCCGAAACGGTCCTGCTGCCGGGAGACCCGCTTAGGGCCAAGTTCATCGCCGAAACCTTCATGGAAGATGCCAAACTTGTAACCGACGTGCGCAATATGTTCGGCTTCACCGGCACTCACAGGGGCAAACGGGTCTCCGTTATGGGGAGCGGAATGGGCATCCCTTCCGCTTCCATCTACGCCACCGAACTCATCACCGAATATGGCGTGAAAAACATCATCCGCGTCGGCACCTGCGGCGCCGTGAGCCGGGAGATCGAAGTGCTCGACGTCATCATCGCAATGGGGGCCAGCACCGACTCCAACGTCAACCGCATGCGTTTCAACGGCCACGACTTCGCCGCCATCTGCGACTACGGTCTGTTGCGCAGGGCGGTCGATACGGCCGAAGCCAAAGGCATCGATGTCAAGGTGGGCAACATCTACTCCGCCGACCTCTTCTATACGCCCCAGCCCGAGATGTTCGACCTGATGGAAAAGCTCAACATCCTTGGCATCGACATGGAGGCGGCGGGCCTCTACGGCGTGGCGGCGGAGTTCGGCGCGAAGGCGCTGACCATCCTCACCGTCAGCGACCATATCCGCACCGGTGTCAAAACCACCTCCCAGGAGCGACAGACCAAGTTCAACGCCATGATGGAGATCGCCCTCGATACGGCGGTATTGGAAGGGGAGTGAGATGCAGGGCTGGAAGAGGGTATTGCTTTCCAGCGTTGCCTGTTCGACCCTGCTGGCGGGGCAGACAGTGGTGGCCTCCGAAGATGCGGAGGCCCAGGCGGAGATCGCCGCCAAAAAGAGCGAGGCAGAGCAGGCGGTTTCGCTGATAACCAGGTCGCAGGAGGCGGAAAAAGCCTGGTACAAACCCGACTTCACCTGGAGTGACGTCAATATCAACTATCTCGACTGGAGCAGCGGGACCGAACGGCGGGGTGCAGGCAATTACGACGACTTCCCATACATCGAACTGGAGGGGGGCGCCGGCTGGCCGTGGGGCGATTTCTACTTCTTCACCGACCTGGAGAATCCCGGCAAAGGGTTCGACGCCGACGAAGCGCCCAGGGACAGCCGGTTAGTCATCAAACCGATACTGGATCTCAACATCCCCGAAGCGGAAGGGTGGATGAAAAGTGTGCAGCTGCACATTCAAGACTACTACCTCTACGGAAAGACCTTCCGGGTCAACAATCTGGTGGTGGGTCTGGCCTACAAATATGTCAGCGACAACTTTTCCATGCGCCCTTTCGTGGGCATCCACTACATGAACGACACCTTCCACAGCTCGCTTTGGAACGGGTACATGGGAGGCTGGGTCTTCAACTACGACTTCAAATTTTTCGACCAGAAATTCTCCCTCTCCAATTGGCACGAATTCGAGTGGGACCGGGACGAGTCGACCTACCTCAATCCCGACGGGACCCGCCAACCGTTCGGGGACCGCTCCTCCTGGGGTGTCCAGGGGGCGCTGGCGGCCTGGTGGCACTTCACCAAACATGTCACCGGCGGTATCCAGTACCGCTACGCCTTGCACAAACTGGGCTCCTACGAATACCTGACGGGGATGATATATACGATGAAATACAACTTTTGAACCGACGGCGTAATGTCTTCTCGAAATCTTCGATTTCGAAGCTTTAGGGGGGTGCAGGGGACACTTGTGTCCCCGCCAAAGCTTGGGCTTTGCTCAAGCTTTGCATAACAAAAAATGAAAGGAGAGCCATGCTGCTGCCCCAGGAGATCATCCGCAGGAAAAGAGATGGAGAGGAGCTGAGCCGCGAAGAGATCGACTTCTTCGTCAAAGGTATTACGGAAGGGTATGTGAGTGAAGGGCAGATCGCCGCTTTCGCCATGGCGGTCTACTTCAGGGGGATGACGATGGATGAACGCATCGCCCTGACCGAGGCGATGCGTGACAGCGGCGACGTGCTGGAGTGGAAGAGCCTGGGGCTGGACGGCCCGGTGGTGGACAAACACTCCACCGGCGGGGTCGGCGACGTGGTCTCCCTGATGCTGGGGCCCATGGTGGCGGCCTGCGGCGGGTACGTGCCGATGATTTCGGGACGCGGGCTGGGCCACACCGGTGGTACCCTGGACAAATTCGACGCCATCCCCGGCTACAACACCGCCCCCGACAATGCGCTTTTCAGAAAGGTGGTCAAAGAGGTGGGTGTCGCCATCATTGGCCAGACGGGCAACCTGGCGCCGGCGGACAAGCGCTTCTACGCCATTCGCGACGTGACGGCGACGGTGGAGTCGATTCCGCTCATTACCGCCTCCATCCTCTCCAAAAAGCTGGCGGCGGGACTGGATGCACTGGCGATGGATGTCAAAGCGGGCAGCGGCGCCTTCATGCCCACCTTCGAAGGGTCGGTGGAGCTGGCCGAAAGCATCGTGGAGGTGGCCAACGGCGCGGGGTGCAAAACCACGGCGCTCATCACCAGCATGGACCAGGTGCTCGCAAGCAGTGCCGGCAATGCGGTGGAGGTGCGCGAAGCGGTCCGCTACCTGAAAGGGGATTTCCGCAACCCACGGCTCCATGAGGTGACGATGGCGCTCTGCGCCGAAATGCTGATGCTGGGCAATCTGGCAAGCACGGAAACGGAGGCACGCGGGAAGCTCCAGGAGGCCCTCGACAGCGGGGAGGCAGCGGAGCGGTTCGCCAGGATGGTGGCGGCTCTGGGCGGCCCCGCCGACTTCATGGCGCGTTACGACGACTACCTGGAGAAGGCGCCGATCGTGCGGCCCATCTACCCCGAGAAAGAGGGCGTCGTGGAGGCGATGGATACCCGCGCCGTTGGCCTGGCGGTGGTGGCCCTGGGGGGCGGTCGTACCAAGCCGACCGATGCCATCGACTATGCGGTGGGCTTCACCGATTTCGCCGCGCTGGGCGACAGGGTGGGCGGCAAAAAGCCGCTGGCGGTGGCCCATGTCCGCTCCGAAGCGCAGTTTGCCGAGGCGCAGAAGCGGATACGTGAAGCGGTCACGGTCGGCGACCGGATGCCCGAGCCCAAACCGATGGTGCTCAAAAAAATCGTGCCGAAGGAGCGGTGATGCAGATCGACTGGGTCGAGTGGCTGGGCTATTTCGCGTCGGTCGTCGTCTTGATCTCCCTGACGATGGCCTCCATCGTCAAGCTGCGCTGGATCAACATGGCAGGTGCCCTGCTTTTCACGATCTACGGGCTTTTGATCCACTCCATTCCCGTAGCCTTTCTCAACTTCGGCATCGTGCTCATCAACATCTACTACCTCTACAAATACTACACGCTGAATGAGGAGTTCGCCGTCGTCGAAGCGCACATGGACTCCGAACTCTTCAACTATTTCCTGCAGCGGCACCGTAAAGAGATCGAACAGATCGTCTCCATTGAGCTGCTGAAACAGTCCCAGAAAGCCCTCTACCTGATGCGCGACAGCAATATCGCGGGAATCATGGTCGGTGACCGCATCGGGGACATTCTCGACATCAAGATCGACTATGTGATTCCGATGTATAGGGACTTCAAGATAGGCGAATACTTCTTCATCCGCCATCCCGAGCTTTTCAGGGAGCGGGGTATCCGGAAAATTTTCGCCCACGCCAAAAGCGAAGCCTATGCCGACTATCTCAAAAAGATGGGTTTTGTGAAAGTCGAGGGGAGCCAAAACACCTACGAGAAGGTTTTATGAACCATTTCGAGAGGCTGGAGCGGCTTTTGGATCGGGCCTACGCCCCTTATTCGCGCTTTCGTGTCGCGGCGGTGGCGGTGGATAGCGAGGGCAACCTCTACGAAGGGGTCAATGTGGAGTCGGCCGCCTACCCGACGACTATGTGCGCCGAACGCAACGCCATCTTCCACGCCGTCGCCGCCGGCATGGCCCACGGAACGGTCAGGGAGGTGCACATATTGGCAAGAGACGGGGAGGGGGCATTCGTACCGGCCTACCCCTGCGGTGCCTGCCGACAGATCATCGCCGAACAATCCTCCAAAGATGCGGAGGTCTTCGTCTACTTTTCGAAAGAGAGGGTGGAACGCTACACCATCGCCGAACTGCTGCCCCACGCTTTCACGTTGTAATACACCCTCTCAGTCGAAGAGGTGGAAGGGGAAAGTGATGGTCCGCTTCAGGATGTTGATGGGGGCGGTGACGATATCTTTGGCGGCGGAGGTTTTCACTTTCGGTTTCTCCAGGGTTCCCGAGACCGAAAGCCCCACGGAGATGGTCCCGTCCTTGCCGAAGAGGATGTAGCCGGCAACCGGTACGTTGTGCATCGTTTTGCTGATACTCTCCATGAACTGGATGCGCATTTTCATGTCGATGCCGTGGGTATCGAAGTTGATGTGCCCTTTGCCGTAGATGTTGGCGCTGGCCCCCTCGATGGCGATCTTTTCGAAATCGAAGAGGGGCGCTTTGTAGCGGTAGCGGATGAACCCCTTTTTGATCTTGAAGCCGTCTTTGTTGAACCCGGGATTCTGCATCGTCAGCAGGGAGGGGATCGCGTTGAGGGTGGCGATGAGGTTGTTGTAGACGGCACTCTTCGCCCACAGGGCGTCATAGATGGTGACGGTACCGTTGAAATCGTCGATCTTTCCGACGGCGTCGAAATTGTAGTAGCCGCCATAGAGGTCTTTGAGGGCGGGGATGCCGTGCACGACCCTGTCCGGAAGTTTGCGCCCGACGATTTTGATGCCGTCGCCCACGACAATGGCGTGGATCGTTCCATTGCCGCTGCGGCTTTCGAAGAGGGCGGAGAAGTGCTTTGCGAGAGTGATCTTGCCCTCCAGGCTGTCGCAGGGGAGATAGGCGCGTTGCCCCAGAAGCCGGCTCTTTTTCCCGTAGATATGGATGAAACGGGTTTTGGCTTTTTTGGTTCTTTTCTTACTTTCGTCCTGGGCGAAGATTGATGTGAGCATCTTTTTTAGGCGAAAGAGCTGAATGTCCAGGTCGTGGTAGGTGACGGTGGTCGTCTCTTTCTGCTGTTCGATGCGGAGCCGGTCGCCGAGGGTGAGCGTGCGCTTATCGGGGGTCAGGGATGCCTGTAAAGAGAAGCGCTCCCACGGTTTTCCCTGCCGGAATAGAATATTGTTTCTGTAAACCAGCTGCGCGTCGGTTTTTACGAGGCCCGGCGTACGTGTCAATATCAGGGAACCCGATTCGATGCCCTTCAGCGGCCCCTTCAGGTAGGGTTTGAGGCGGGCGAGATCCTCCATTTCGAGGCGGATGCCGTTTCGGGGGAGAAACGCAAGGTCCGTTTTGAGCGACGGGATCGAAAAGCGGACCAATTTTTCAAAATCCATCACGACATGCAGCGATTCGTTTTTTATTGAGAGGAGGGGGGCTTTGACCGGGCCGTAACTTAGGCGGCGGATGGTGGGCCGGAATTCCCCACGATGCTTTTTGAAATCGATTTTCCCCTTGAGATTCGCCTCCAGGTAGGGCGGCAGGACGACACCTCCCTGCGCGATGGTGATGGTCTGGTCCTCGGCGGTGACATGGAGGTTTTCGACCGGTACGGGGATCTCGTCGAGAAAAAGAAGCGTCCCCTTTTTAATGCGGTAGTCGCCCCGGTACTTCACCAAAGAGCCGTCGGCGATGCGCAGGGTGATGTCGGAACGGCTTTTCGCCGTTCCGGCGGTCTGGACGAAGGGCAGCGGGATGTTAAAGGCCTGCAGGACCTTCCGTACCGACCGGTCGAAGGGGGCGTTCGCCACGATGTGGATGTCGATCTGGCACTGCCCCCGCCTGGGAATCAGGTTTCTGATGCGTACGAAGCTGCCGTCGAGCCTCTTGCGTTCGTAGACCGGTTTGTGAAGATGGAAGGCGAGGGTGTCGTTTTTCAGCG
It encodes the following:
- a CDS encoding outer membrane protein OmpK, whose product is MQGWKRVLLSSVACSTLLAGQTVVASEDAEAQAEIAAKKSEAEQAVSLITRSQEAEKAWYKPDFTWSDVNINYLDWSSGTERRGAGNYDDFPYIELEGGAGWPWGDFYFFTDLENPGKGFDADEAPRDSRLVIKPILDLNIPEAEGWMKSVQLHIQDYYLYGKTFRVNNLVVGLAYKYVSDNFSMRPFVGIHYMNDTFHSSLWNGYMGGWVFNYDFKFFDQKFSLSNWHEFEWDRDESTYLNPDGTRQPFGDRSSWGVQGALAAWWHFTKHVTGGIQYRYALHKLGSYEYLTGMIYTMKYNF
- the deoA gene encoding thymidine phosphorylase, with product MLLPQEIIRRKRDGEELSREEIDFFVKGITEGYVSEGQIAAFAMAVYFRGMTMDERIALTEAMRDSGDVLEWKSLGLDGPVVDKHSTGGVGDVVSLMLGPMVAACGGYVPMISGRGLGHTGGTLDKFDAIPGYNTAPDNALFRKVVKEVGVAIIGQTGNLAPADKRFYAIRDVTATVESIPLITASILSKKLAAGLDALAMDVKAGSGAFMPTFEGSVELAESIVEVANGAGCKTTALITSMDQVLASSAGNAVEVREAVRYLKGDFRNPRLHEVTMALCAEMLMLGNLASTETEARGKLQEALDSGEAAERFARMVAALGGPADFMARYDDYLEKAPIVRPIYPEKEGVVEAMDTRAVGLAVVALGGGRTKPTDAIDYAVGFTDFAALGDRVGGKKPLAVAHVRSEAQFAEAQKRIREAVTVGDRMPEPKPMVLKKIVPKER
- the cdd gene encoding cytidine deaminase encodes the protein MNHFERLERLLDRAYAPYSRFRVAAVAVDSEGNLYEGVNVESAAYPTTMCAERNAIFHAVAAGMAHGTVREVHILARDGEGAFVPAYPCGACRQIIAEQSSKDAEVFVYFSKERVERYTIAELLPHAFTL
- a CDS encoding AsmA-like C-terminal domain-containing protein yields the protein MIITTAKVLHSTVLKIVLAIVLFFLILFISLAHGIRIDRLDLPGLKISEFYIKLDKKLIVEIDKVIIGSGKKKHGEGGAVEEMDRIGGALRFIPALFEKVQINRAVIGGEQIATLFYDDLFYVETDRLQLATRLDFDEKRKVLYANVRFLHVEGPDLTLRGEFAYDTRRHIWNGEGSYRGLNLDGNFSVWHKGRTIGFEVNANPTDSIKPLIDYIDPIPPIKVWIYPNIPAKRYILHYLKGTVTLKKGGGIDFDPYKVEASASAYDAKVHFHPKVPPVKVARIDVTLKNDTLAFHLHKPVYERKRLDGSFVRIRNLIPRRGQCQIDIHIVANAPFDRSVRKVLQAFNIPLPFVQTAGTAKSRSDITLRIADGSLVKYRGDYRIKKGTLLFLDEIPVPVENLHVTAEDQTITIAQGGVVLPPYLEANLKGKIDFKKHRGEFRPTIRRLSYGPVKAPLLSIKNESLHVVMDFEKLVRFSIPSLKTDLAFLPRNGIRLEMEDLARLKPYLKGPLKGIESGSLILTRTPGLVKTDAQLVYRNNILFRQGKPWERFSLQASLTPDKRTLTLGDRLRIEQQKETTTVTYHDLDIQLFRLKKMLTSIFAQDESKKRTKKAKTRFIHIYGKKSRLLGQRAYLPCDSLEGKITLAKHFSALFESRSGNGTIHAIVVGDGIKIVGRKLPDRVVHGIPALKDLYGGYYNFDAVGKIDDFNGTVTIYDALWAKSAVYNNLIATLNAIPSLLTMQNPGFNKDGFKIKKGFIRYRYKAPLFDFEKIAIEGASANIYGKGHINFDTHGIDMKMRIQFMESISKTMHNVPVAGYILFGKDGTISVGLSVSGTLEKPKVKTSAAKDIVTAPINILKRTITFPFHLFD